Proteins encoded together in one Prunus dulcis chromosome 3, ALMONDv2, whole genome shotgun sequence window:
- the LOC117623291 gene encoding putative receptor-like protein kinase At1g80870 has protein sequence MPARPFPPSSPDLPSFRPPNFLTKTRVLFLALTISASLVILSSIIYFLYHLWQSLVNRAKTIPFDSSAPLKLERFSCKELKNATNDFDGANVIGKGGSGTVFRGILKCGKLIAIKRLDALNLQSEREFQNELQILGGLRSPFLVTLLGYCVEKNCRILVYEYMPNRSLQESLFGDGLLTLGWERRFEIISDVARALEFLHLGCDPPVIHGDIKPSNILLDFDYRAKISDFGLSRIKVEGEFGVDMFSQDLGKSQELWKSQELSGNLAADTPAIGTPVESASEVDFALALQASSSSKNSRKCCDVKALNLNSMNYNANIAFESDMKSCHGKGKEVSTVDLGGDDWNNRFVPFDDELSSIDHSKELNFVAGSGVDDAEDTKQWGKDWWWKQDGSGELCSKDYVTEWIGSQICPSTNPDWDDEKKSIHEKRGLDVSTPVDKLENANEPQLQEFGFGNPNKGFEKKESKSRKNHKRKPRKMQEWWKEEHLAEISKKGNKLKNLETKWKKGFKMPRFGRWMYLHRRKNFREQSQDKCDQNGEFSFRRGWKKKTAHSVGSDVYSGDLFSRELSSTTSMRGTLCYVAPEYGGCGYLMEKADIYSLGVLILVVVSGRRPLHVLASPMKLEKANLISWCRQLAHAGNILELVDERLKDEYNKDQASLCINLALSCLQKMPELRPEIGEIVKILKGEMDLPPLPFEFSPSPPSKLYSRSRRKQTATTE, from the coding sequence ATGCCTGCAAGACCATTCCCTCCTTCAAGTCCTGACCTTCCAAGTTTTAGGCCACCCAATTTCTTGACAAAAACCAGGGTCTTGTTCTTGGCCCTCACAATCTCAGCTTCTTTGGTGATACTTTCATCAATCATCTATTTTCTTTACCACCTTTGGCAATCACTTGTGAACAGGGCTAAGACCATTCCATTTGATTCCAGTGCACCTCTCAAGCTTGAAAGATTTTCGTGCAAAGAGCTCAAGAATGCCACCAATGACTTTGATGGTGCCAATGTTATTGGCAAAGGTGGCTCTGGCACTGTCTTTAGAGGCATACTCAAGTGTGGTAAGTTGATTGCCATTAAGAGGTTGGATGCTTTGAATTTGCAGTCAGAGAGAGAGTTCCAGAATGAGTTGCAGATTCTTGGTGGGTTGAGATCACCATTCTTGGTGACCCTTTTGGGTTATtgtgtggaaaaaaattgtaggatTCTGGTTTATGAGTATATGCCCAATAGGAGTCTCCAAGAATCACTTTTTGGGGATGGCCTTTTGACTTTGGGTTGGGAGAGGAGGTTTGAGATCATTTCAGATGTAGCCAGAGCACTTGAGTTCTTGCATTTGGGATGTGATCCTCCAGTTATTCATGGTGATATTAAGCCTAGCAACATTTTGCTTGATTTCGATTACCGGGCAAAGATTTCGGATTTCGGtttgtcaaggatcaaggtgGAGGGTGAATTTGGGGTTGATATGTTTAGCCAGGATTTGGGTAAGAGTCAGGAGCTGTGGAAGAGCCAGGAGCTGTCTGGGAACTTGGCTGCGGACACTCCGGCGATTGGGACCCCTGTGGAGAGTGCTAGTGAGGTAGATTTTGCTCTTGCTTTGCAAGCTTCTTCCTCATCGAAAAATAGTAGAAAATGTTGTGATGTTAAAGCTTTGAACTTGAATTCTATGAACTATAATGCCAACATTGCTTTTGAGAGTGATATGAAGAGTTGTCATGGTAAGGGGAAAGAGGTTTCAACTGTAGATTTAGGTGGGGATGATTGGAATAATAGGTTTGTGCCTTTTGATGATGAGCTTAGTAGCATTGACCATAGTAAGGAGTTGAATTTTGTTGCTGGTTCTGGTGTTGATGATGCAGAGGATACAAAACAGTGGGGGAAGGATTGGTGGTGGAAGCAGGATGGAAGTGGTGAATTGTGTAGTAAAGATTATGTTACAGAATGGATAGGGAGTCAGATTTGCCCATCTACGAATCCCGACTGGGATGACGAAAAGAAGAGCATTCATGAGAAACGTGGGTTAGATGTATCAACTCCAGTTGATAAATTAGAAAATGCAAATGAACCCCAGTTGCAAGAATTTGGGTTTGGAAATCCCAATAAGGGGTTTGAGAAGAAAGAATCGAAGAGCAGGAAAAATCACAAAAGGAAACCCAGGAAGATGCAAGAGTGGTGGAAAGAAGAGCACCTTGCTGAGATTAGCAAGAAGGGTAATAAGCTGAAAAATCTCGAAACAAAGTGGAAGAAAGGCTTCAAAATGCCGCGTTTTGGCAGATGGATGTACCTTCATAGACGAAAGAACTTTAGGGAGCAGAGTCAGGATAAATGTGATCAAAATGGGGAGTTCAGTTTCAGAAGGGGATGGAAGAAAAAGACTGCACATTCTGTTGGAAGTGACGTCTATAGTGGCGATCTATTTAGCCGTGAGCTCAGCAGCACAACAAGCATGAGAGGGACTTTGTGCTATGTTGCGCCAGAATATGGTGGGTGTGGATACTTAATGGAGAAGGCTGACATTTACAGTCTAGGTGTTCTAATCCTTGTGGTTGTGTCTGGTAGAAGACCATTACATGTTCTTGCATCACCCATGAAGCTAGAAAAGGCAAATTTAATAAGCTGGTGTCGGCAGTTAGCTCACGCTGGAAACATCCTTGAACTTGTAGATGAGAGATTGAAGGATGAGTACAATAAAGACCAGGCAAGTTTGTGTATAAATTTGGCTCTCTCTTGCTTACAAAAGATGCCAGAGTTACGACCGGAAATTGGGGAGATTGTTAAGATCTTGAAAGGGGAGATGGATCTCCCACCACTCCCGTTCGAGTTCTCTCCCTCCCCGCCTTCAAAGTTATACAGCAGGTCAAGGAGAAAACAGACTGCCACTACAGAGTAG
- the LOC117621654 gene encoding serine/threonine-protein kinase ZRK7-like: protein MLSCFRNKKYKTKEEGCFLKNGAAMLEQLIHSFYGNCNPIRMYSKEELKKATNDYCWDGMAHRDWNSRLYKGVHEEHGILVKKFEADSSSYMDPLELITNEAAIASNMSKHNNVLKLLGCCLESELPTLVYEFPAKGNLSHHIYGDGQSLQWQIRLKIAIEVADAVAYLHYGMPKMIIHRDIKAGHIFLDQDYVAKLSEFRTSVPIPLGKTHVDVEVITGTHRCLPPEYAISGRTSEKSDVHSFGILLCEIFAGKRWDSLLIWFKENSNKGSSSSYNELEFRQLANLFETYLEANVWEEENKKQVVECAKLIERCLKTNPDDRPIMTEVALSLRLIKSL from the coding sequence ATGCTATCATGCTTCAGAAACAAGAAATACAAGACAAAAGAGGAGGGATGCTTCTTGAAGAATGGAGCTGCCATGTTAGAACAGCTTATACATTCTTTCTATGGGAATTGTAATCCGATTCGGATGTACTCCAAAGAAGAGCTCAAGAAAGCAACAAATGATTATTGCTGGGATGGAATGGCACATCGAGATTGGAACTCTCGATTGTACAAAGGAGTTCATGAAGAGCATGGAATTTTGGTGAAAAAGTTTGAAGCAGACTCAAGTAGTTACATGGATCCTCTAGAACTGATTACAAATGAAGCTGCAATAGCCTCGAACATGAGCAAGCACAATAATGTTTTGAAGCTCTTGGGATGCTGCCTCGAGTCTGAGTTGCCTACGCTAGTTTACGAATTCCCTGCAAAAGGaaacctctcacaccacatctatGGAGATGGCCAATCACTACAATGGCAGATTAGGTTAAAGATTGCAATTGAAGTAGCAGATGCAGTTGCCTATCTCCACTATGGCATGCCGAAGATGATCATCCATCGAGATATAAAAGCTGGACATATCTTCTTAGACCAAGACTATGTTGCAAAGCTGTCTGAGTTCCGAACCTCAGTGCCAATTCCGTTGGGTAAAACTCATGTGGATGTTGAAGTAATTACCGGGACTCATAGGTGCCTGCCTCCTGAATATGCTATATCTGGACGTACTTCAGAAAAGAGTGATGTCCATAGCTTCGGAATTCTGTTATGTGAGATCTTCGCAGGGAAGAGATGGGATAGTTTACTAATTTGGTTTAAGGAGAATTCTAACAAAGGCAGTTCAAGCTCATATAACGAGCTAGAGTTTAGACAGTTAGCAAATCTTTTCGAAACCTACTTAGAGGCCAATGTCtgggaagaagaaaacaagaagcaaGTAGTGGAATGTGCTAAGCTCATAGAGAGGTGTCTCAAAACAAATCCGGATGACAGGCCCATCATGACAGAGGTAGCACTATCACTCAGATTGATCAAAAGCTTATAA
- the LOC117621655 gene encoding non-functional pseudokinase ZED1-like, with translation MLSRFRNHKNKRKGGYFLKNGAVMLEQLIHSFNGNCNPIRMYFGKELKKATNNYNWDRMTHENWNFQLYKGVHDDHEILVKKFEGDSNSCMDPLELITNEAAIASNMSKQKNVLKLLGCCLETELPTLVYEFPAKGILSHHIYRGSQLLKWQTKLKIAVEVADAVSYLHYGTRKRFIHRHIKTEHIFLDQDYVAKLYEFQTPVPIPCGETHVDAKVFGAPHHFAPQLKISGVL, from the coding sequence ATGCTATCACGCTTCAGAAACcacaaaaacaagagaaaaggGGGCTATTTCCTGAAGAATGGAGCTGTGATGCTGGAACAGCTCATCCATTCTTTTAATGGGAATTGTAATCCGATTCGGATGTACTTTGGAAAAGAGCTCAAGAAGGCAACAAACAACTACAACTGGGATAGAATGACACATGAGAATTGGAACTTCCAACTGTACAAAGGAGTTCATGACGATCATGAAATTCTAGTGAAGAAGTTTGAAGGAGACTCAAATAGTTGCATGGACCCTCTAGAACTAATTACAAATGAAGCTGCTATTGCCTCAAACATGAGCAAGCAAAAGAATGTTTTGAAGCTCTTGGGCTGCTGCCTTGAGACTGAGTTGCCTACTCTTGTTTATGAATTCCCAGCAAAGGGAATTCTCTCCCATCACATCTATAGGGGCAGTCAATTGCTAAAATGGCAGACTAAGCTAAAGATTGCAGTTGAAGTAGCAGATGCAGTGTCATATCTCCACTATGGCACGAGAAAGAGGTTCATCCATCGACATATAAAGACAGAACATATCTTCTTAGACCAAGACTATGTTGCCAAATTGTATGAGTTCCAAACCCCCGTACCAATTCCCTGTGGTGAAACTCATGTTGATGCCAAAGTGTTCGGGGCTCCACACCACTTTGCTCCACAACTAAAAATTTCGGGGGTGTTATAA
- the LOC117622343 gene encoding lamin-like protein: MGRKKNCLFVEPTQTQNSTRLDSFLNCLQRIISVNQETEKAEKEETNQRRNMWKSCNTTHLILFLLFISSLAVLTPILATDHIVGANRGWNPGINYTLWANNQTFYVGDLISFRYPKNQYNVFEVNQTGYDNCTLDSAVGNWSSGKDFIPLNHAKRYYFICGNGQCYNGMKVSVVVHPLPSPPKAAPGAHNSSSESAVLVVPRQGFRALAVSLAMLCFGFGWV; the protein is encoded by the exons atGGGGAGAAAGAAGAATTGTTTGTTTGTGGAGCCCACACAAACCCAGAACTCAACTCGACTCGACTCCTTTTTGAACTGCCTCCAGCGAATTATTTCCGTTAACCAAGAGACAGAGAAAGcggagaaagaagaaaccaaCCAGAGAAGGAACATGTGGAAGTCTTGTAACACAACCCACCTCATCttgtttctccttttcatCTCCAGCCTTGCAGTCCTCACTCCAATCCTTGCCACTGACCACATTGTTGGTGCCAACCGTGGCTGGAACCCTGGCATCAACTACACCCTCTGGGCCAACAACCAAACTTTCTATGTTGGGGACCTCATCT CATTTAGGTACCCAAAGAACCAGTACAATGTGTTTGAGGTAAACCAGACTGGGTATGACAACTGCACCTTGGACAGTGCTGTAGGGAACTGGAGCAGTGGCAAAGACTTCATACCCCTCAATCATGCCAAGAGGTATTACTTCATTTGTGGCAATGGTCAATGCTACAATGGCATGAAGGTCTCTGTTGTTGTCCATCCTCTGCCTTCACCACCCAAGGCCGCCCCAGGTGCCCATAATTCTTCATCAGAATCTGCTGTCCTGGTTGTTCCTCGACAGGGATTTCGGGCCTTAGCGGTCTCTTTGGCAATGCTGTGCTTTGGATTCGGATGGGTCTAG